One Patescibacteria group bacterium DNA segment encodes these proteins:
- a CDS encoding septum formation initiator family protein — MGMKNWSRRILTSKWFLVVCLLFLIFLSYSFIREFSRRYYLQKQVNALEEQVNKIEKENQEFSQLIEYFDTQNFTEEEARVKMGLKKPGEEVVVINQSGKNEVNNQEQDGFAGLSNPSKWWYYFFKQNKS; from the coding sequence ATGGGTATGAAAAATTGGTCACGCCGCATACTGACATCAAAATGGTTTTTGGTCGTTTGTTTATTATTTTTAATATTTTTATCATATTCCTTTATTAGAGAGTTTTCTCGTCGTTATTATCTTCAAAAACAGGTAAATGCTCTAGAGGAACAAGTAAATAAAATCGAAAAAGAAAATCAGGAATTTTCTCAGTTAATAGAATATTTTGACACACAAAACTTTACCGAAGAAGAGGCAAGGGTAAAAATGGGACTAAAAAAACCGGGAGAAGAGGTTGTGGTCATAAATCAATCAGGTAAAAACGAAGTTAATAATCAAGAACAAGACGGTTTTGCCGGTCTTTCCAATCCGTCAAAATGGTGGTATTATTTTTTTAAACAAAACAAGTCTTAA